From a single Ensifer adhaerens genomic region:
- a CDS encoding ring-1,2-phenylacetyl-CoA epoxidase subunit PaaB, which yields MSSEWPLWEVFIRGQHGLNHRHVGSLHAPDAEMAINNARDVYTRRNEGISIWVVKSADIVASSPSEKGALFEPANSKVYRHPTFFEIPDEVGHM from the coding sequence ATGTCCAGCGAATGGCCACTTTGGGAAGTCTTCATTCGGGGCCAGCACGGCCTCAACCATCGCCACGTCGGCAGCCTTCATGCACCCGACGCGGAGATGGCGATCAACAATGCCCGCGACGTCTATACGCGCCGCAACGAAGGCATCAGCATCTGGGTGGTGAAATCGGCGGATATCGTCGCCAGTTCGCCTTCTGAAAAGGGTGCGCTTTTCGAGCCTGCCAATTCCAAGGTCTATCGTCATCCGACCTTCTTCGAAATTCCGGATGAAGTGGGGCATATGTGA
- a CDS encoding ring-1,2-phenylacetyl-CoA epoxidase subunit PaaD: protein MSTALRPSIGDVWDWLAEVPDPEIPVISLTDLGIIRDVAWQDDTLVVTVTPTYSGCPATSVINLDIEAALASKGIEKVQLKRQLSPAWTTDWISPEGREKLREYGIAPPIDGTASDGIMMKRIDRLSGRSNLTVACPRCGSADTEKISQFGSTPCKASYRCRDCLEPFDYFKCI, encoded by the coding sequence GTGAGCACGGCGTTGCGTCCATCGATTGGTGATGTCTGGGACTGGCTGGCGGAAGTGCCGGATCCGGAAATCCCTGTCATTTCGCTGACCGATCTCGGCATCATCCGCGATGTCGCGTGGCAGGACGATACGCTGGTTGTGACGGTGACGCCGACCTATTCGGGCTGTCCGGCAACCTCGGTGATCAATCTGGATATCGAGGCGGCACTCGCCTCAAAGGGTATCGAGAAGGTTCAGCTCAAGCGTCAGCTATCGCCCGCCTGGACGACCGACTGGATCAGCCCCGAGGGCCGGGAGAAGCTGCGTGAATACGGAATTGCCCCGCCGATCGACGGCACTGCCTCCGACGGCATCATGATGAAACGGATCGATCGCCTCTCTGGCCGATCCAACCTGACAGTGGCGTGTCCGCGTTGCGGATCCGCCGATACCGAAAAGATCAGCCAGTTCGGTTCGACGCCCTGCAAGGCGAGCTATCGCTGCCGCGATTGTCTGGAGCCATTCGATTATTTCAAGTGCATCTGA
- a CDS encoding ring-1,2-phenylacetyl-CoA epoxidase subunit PaaC: MATAALEPAARQAALFEFLLRMGDNSLVLGHRVSEWCGHSPALEEDIALSNTALDLIGQTQLWLGLAGEVEGNGRSADNLAYLRDGYEFRNILLVERPNGDFGKTLTRQFLFDAWHYLMLKALHNSTDSRIAEIAEKSLKEVSYHLDRSRDLIIRLGDGTAESHRRIQDALDEIWPFTGEMFTSDAHDAELVEAGIIPAPQSLKAGWDEIVGEALSEGTLKKPADGYMHKGGRRGVHTEHLGFILSELQFLQRAYPGATW, translated from the coding sequence ATGGCGACCGCGGCACTGGAACCGGCTGCCCGGCAGGCGGCACTTTTCGAATTCCTGCTGCGCATGGGCGACAATTCGTTGGTCCTCGGTCATCGCGTTTCCGAGTGGTGCGGCCATTCGCCGGCGCTCGAGGAGGATATCGCGCTGTCCAACACGGCGCTCGATCTGATCGGTCAGACGCAGCTCTGGCTCGGTCTCGCGGGCGAGGTGGAAGGCAATGGACGGTCTGCGGACAATCTCGCATATCTGCGCGATGGCTACGAGTTCCGCAACATCCTGCTTGTGGAGCGCCCCAACGGCGATTTCGGCAAGACGCTGACGCGGCAGTTCCTCTTCGATGCGTGGCATTATCTCATGCTGAAGGCATTGCATAATTCGACCGACAGTCGGATCGCCGAGATCGCTGAAAAGTCGCTGAAGGAAGTGTCCTACCATCTCGACCGCAGCCGCGATCTCATCATCCGGCTTGGCGACGGCACGGCGGAAAGCCATCGGCGGATACAGGACGCTCTGGACGAGATCTGGCCCTTTACCGGGGAGATGTTCACAAGCGACGCCCATGATGCTGAACTCGTAGAGGCGGGCATCATCCCGGCGCCGCAGAGCCTGAAGGCCGGATGGGACGAGATCGTTGGCGAGGCCCTGAGCGAAGGCACATTGAAGAAGCCGGCGGATGGCTACATGCACAAGGGCGGACGCCGCGGCGTTCACACCGAGCATCTTGGCTTTATCCTGTCCGAACTCCAGTTCCTGCAGCGCGCCTATCCGGGCGCAACCTGGTAG
- a CDS encoding ring-1,2-phenylacetyl-CoA epoxidase subunit PaaA yields MYAQMVTTDAARVRSLDEMDPRERAFQERIDAGQKIEPKEWMPEAYRKTLVRQISQHAHSEIVGQLPEGNWITRAPTLERKAILLAKVQDEAGHGLYLYCAAETLGVSRDEMYEQLHSGKAKYSSIFNYPTLTWADIGAIGWLVDGAAIMNQVPLQRCSYGPYSRAMIRICKEESFHQRQGFDVLMKMVKGTPAQKAMVQDALNRWWWPSLMMFGPSDDASVHSAQSMAWKIKQNSNDELRQKFVDQTVPQAEYLGLTIPDPKLKWNEEKRGYDFGEPDWEEFFNVIAGNGPCNAERLNARKRAWEEGAWFRDGLMAHSEKVAARRAASKIAAE; encoded by the coding sequence ATGTATGCACAAATGGTGACGACGGATGCCGCGCGCGTCCGGTCTCTCGACGAAATGGACCCCCGCGAACGCGCCTTCCAGGAAAGGATCGACGCGGGCCAGAAGATCGAGCCGAAGGAATGGATGCCGGAAGCTTATCGCAAGACGCTGGTGCGCCAGATCAGTCAGCACGCCCACTCCGAAATCGTCGGTCAGTTGCCGGAGGGGAACTGGATCACGCGCGCCCCGACGCTGGAGCGCAAGGCGATCCTGCTTGCCAAGGTGCAGGACGAGGCGGGCCATGGCCTCTATCTCTACTGCGCCGCCGAAACGCTGGGCGTCAGCCGCGACGAAATGTATGAGCAGCTTCATTCCGGCAAGGCCAAGTATTCCTCCATCTTCAACTATCCGACGCTGACCTGGGCGGATATCGGTGCGATCGGCTGGCTGGTCGATGGTGCGGCCATCATGAACCAGGTGCCGTTGCAGCGCTGTTCCTACGGACCTTACTCGCGGGCCATGATCCGCATCTGCAAGGAAGAGAGCTTTCACCAGCGTCAGGGCTTCGACGTCCTGATGAAGATGGTGAAGGGCACTCCGGCGCAGAAGGCTATGGTTCAGGACGCCCTGAACCGTTGGTGGTGGCCGTCGCTCATGATGTTCGGCCCGTCGGACGACGCCTCCGTTCATTCCGCCCAGTCCATGGCCTGGAAGATCAAGCAGAATTCCAATGACGAGCTACGCCAGAAATTCGTCGACCAGACCGTGCCGCAGGCCGAATATCTGGGCCTGACGATCCCTGATCCCAAGCTCAAGTGGAACGAGGAAAAGCGCGGCTACGACTTCGGCGAGCCGGACTGGGAAGAGTTCTTCAACGTGATCGCCGGCAACGGCCCCTGCAACGCCGAACGCCTGAACGCGCGCAAGCGCGCCTGGGAAGAGGGCGCCTGGTTCCGCGACGGCCTCATGGCCCATAGCGAAAAGGTTGCCGCACGCCGCGCCGCCTCGAAAATTGCTGCCGAATAA
- a CDS encoding acetyl-CoA C-acetyltransferase produces the protein MPEAFVCDAVRTPIGRYGGALSSVRADDLAAVPLAGLIARNPNADWSKVDDLIYGCANQAGEDNRNVGRMAALLSGLPVSVPATTVNRLCGSGMDAVGMAARAIRAGDCDFVIAGGVESMSRAPFVMPKAESAFSRANAVFDTTIGWRFVNPKMKKMFGIDSMPETADNVAADFGISREDQDAFAARSQARWAAAHAAGVFADEIVPVHVPQKKGDPLVVDRDEHPRPETGVAQLAKLKGVNGPDLTVTAGNASGVNDGAAALLVASEASAKAHGLTPKARIVAMAAAGVEPRIMGIGPAPAARRVLERTGLTIGQMDVIELNEAFASQGLAVLRDLGLPDDAPHVNPNGGAIALGHPLGMSGARLVTTAAYQLHRQGGRYALCTMCIGVGQGIALILERV, from the coding sequence ATGCCGGAAGCTTTTGTGTGCGATGCTGTCAGGACGCCGATCGGCCGTTATGGCGGGGCTCTGTCCTCCGTCCGGGCGGACGATCTTGCAGCCGTTCCGCTTGCGGGTCTCATCGCACGAAACCCCAATGCCGACTGGTCCAAGGTCGATGACCTGATCTATGGCTGCGCGAACCAGGCTGGCGAAGACAACCGCAATGTCGGCCGCATGGCGGCCCTGCTTTCCGGTCTTCCCGTTTCGGTGCCGGCCACGACCGTCAACAGGCTTTGCGGCTCGGGCATGGATGCCGTTGGCATGGCGGCCCGCGCCATCCGCGCCGGCGATTGCGACTTCGTGATCGCAGGCGGCGTCGAGAGCATGAGCCGTGCGCCCTTCGTCATGCCCAAGGCCGAAAGCGCCTTTTCCCGCGCCAATGCGGTCTTTGACACGACGATCGGCTGGCGCTTCGTCAATCCGAAGATGAAGAAGATGTTCGGCATCGATTCCATGCCGGAAACCGCCGACAACGTCGCTGCCGATTTCGGCATCAGCCGCGAGGATCAGGACGCCTTTGCCGCCCGTAGCCAGGCACGCTGGGCCGCCGCCCATGCAGCCGGCGTTTTCGCTGACGAGATTGTTCCTGTCCACGTCCCGCAGAAGAAGGGCGATCCGCTGGTCGTCGATCGCGACGAACATCCGCGTCCCGAGACGGGCGTCGCGCAGCTTGCGAAGCTGAAGGGCGTCAACGGCCCGGACCTTACCGTGACAGCCGGTAACGCCTCGGGCGTCAACGATGGCGCGGCCGCTTTGCTGGTGGCCAGCGAGGCGTCCGCAAAGGCGCACGGGCTGACCCCGAAGGCGCGCATCGTGGCCATGGCTGCCGCCGGCGTCGAGCCGCGCATCATGGGAATCGGGCCGGCCCCGGCGGCGCGCCGCGTGCTGGAGCGGACCGGCCTCACTATCGGCCAGATGGACGTGATCGAACTCAACGAAGCCTTTGCGTCGCAGGGTCTGGCCGTTCTGCGCGATCTCGGCCTGCCGGATGATGCGCCGCATGTGAACCCCAATGGTGGCGCGATCGCGCTCGGTCATCCGCTCGGCATGAGCGGTGCACGGCTGGTGACGACGGCGGCCTATCAGCTTCATCGACAGGGCGGGCGCTATGCCCTTTGCACCATGTGCATCGGCGTCGGCCAGGGCATCGCCCTCATTCTCGAACGCGTGTGA